In Colletotrichum higginsianum IMI 349063 chromosome 1, whole genome shotgun sequence, the DNA window GAGAACGGTGGGAACCCGAGGGCCCCCGTGAGCATCCAGCTCGCGGCCGACAAGATGGTAAGGCCACCTAGCTTTGAATATGGGGGAATCTCTGTCCTAATCGTCATCAAAGGTCCTTGGCAACGTCCGTACTCTCGCAAGCAACAATCTCATCACGGACTCGGCCGCTTCTGCCACTGCTTTCGGATGTGGTGTCAAGACATACAACAACGGTGACCACTCAATCCCCTCTTGAATCCATTTCTGCGCCACTCACTAACGTGGACCAGCTATCGGTGTTGACCCGGCCGGCCAGCCCGTCGGCTCCATTCTCGAGGCTGCCAAGCTTGCAGGCATGAAGACGGGGCTGGTCGTGACTAGCACCATCAACCACGCCACCCCTGCCTGTAAGTAATAGCTGGCTCAAGAACCTGGCGTCGTCCCCACGATCAACGAAGCTGATGGGAACCATAGGCTATGCGGCTCATGTTGCCGACCGTAACTCGTACGCAAAGATTGCAGAGCACGAGATCGGCTACGGCCACCCTctcggccccgtcgccgacatcctccttggcggcggccggtgCTACTTCAAGCCGCAGTCCGACTCTACGTCCTGCCGCAGAGACGGCATCGACTTGTTCGGCTTCGCCAAGGAGAACGGCTACCACGTCATGCAGAACCGCTCGGCCTTTGACGCTCTTGACAAGGGCCTGGGTGACGTCCGTATTCCCTATATTGGTCTCTTCAACGACGGTAAATCTGACGACTTCTCCATTCGAGAGTAAAACCAACGGCTCACACATATCCAGGCCAAATGATGTACGAGATTGACCGCTCACGCCAGCCCGAGCAGGAGCCCTCGCTCCTGGAAATGGTCGAGACTGCCCTCAACTCGCTCCACCGCGCCACGCACTGCAAGGAGGAGGGTTACTTCCTCATGATCGAGGCATCACGCATCGACCACGCCGGCCACGCCAACGACCCGGCCGCGCATCTCTTCGACACGATCCACTACAACGAGGTCATGGGCTTCGTCCGGGAATGGATCGACGAGCACCCGGACACCATGCTCATGTCCGCGGCAGACCACGAGTGCGGCGGCTTGACGCTCAACGGCTTCAACCCGCTGCCGCTATCCAAGGTCAACGCCTCTACCGAGGCCCTGATGAAGACTTGGGGCGGGTACACGGGGCCCGATAAGAAGGCCTTCCTAGTCGGTGAGATCCTGCCCGAGTACGGGCTCGCCGATGCCACGGACGCTGAGGTGAACACGCTCCTCGCGGCGCGTTCGCTGGACATGGAGCTGGGTAACCTGCTCGCCAGCCGTGCCGGTGTCCACTGGTCTACTGGCGGCCACACGGCGTCCGACATCACGCTGTATGGGTATGGCGCCGGGGAGAACGGGCGCGCGATCAAGGCGGACATGGCGGGCAACTGGGACAACACAGAGCTTCCCAAATACATTGAGAAGGCCCTCGGTGTCAACATGGGCGAGGTCACGAGGCTTCTGcgcgccaacggcaccgcgTGGGTTGGGAAGCGGGACATGAACAAGCGCGCCGACGAGCACGTCCATGGCCACGATCATGCTCACTAGAGAGGGGCGGCTGAGCATCGAACATGTCCCTTGTAACCGAGGCCCGTTTTCATCTAATTTGCAGTAAACGCAAATCACTCAAAACTCTCAATCCTTGTCGCGTGTAAATCATCATCGTGAGCCTTCGAAAGACGTGAATCCCGGCGGCCGCTTTTGGTTTACCCCTCGATCGCCATTCGAAATACGTTCAAATCCCAGTTGTGACACCTTACACCCCAGTGGGCCCTCCAAGGACACGATACTTTATGCAGCAGAAGAAAACCAACGTCGATAAAGTCGGTCAAAAGACGTACACATACGGCTCCGACCCGTCTTTGGACGTATGCTTGCCCTGGGCGACGCGCCGGTTGTGCACGAAATAAACGGCCTCTTGAAGGAGCGCGAAGGCCATGCCCACCGAGACCATAATGATCATAGTCAGGAGTCCTTTGTCGTAGCTGGACCGATATTAGGCTCGGGGATACAACACGGTTTTCCGGAGGAGAGACTTACAACGGCAGATCATCGCCCCTGAAATACTGCGACCCGACCATCAGGCCGCTGATGGCGGACATCACCCACATGCTACTCAGTTGTCAGCCTCATCATTTTGCCGATACATTGAGGgtagaaggggggggggacccTTCTGacggaaagagagagagaggaatATAATGGAGTAAAAAGCTTACGCGATTCCAATGCTGCGTTCGCCGGGATCACGACAGTTGACCTGCAGCCAGGTGTTATGTGCCGGGTGGTAGCAGACGGCAAAGGCATTGATCATTGTCCACAAACCCCATCTCGACCATTTCCCGACGTGTGGGTGGATGCTGCGAGCGACGACCAAGATGGTCAGGTAGCAGACGTGTCCCAGGATGACCGCCATTCCTCTCTTGTTGGTCCGGTCGCTCAGCGTGGCGAAcgcgaagacgacggccatggcgagAGAGGCGCCCACTgcggcgagggcgttggCGCTGATGCGGTCGAAGCCAAGGGCCCTACACGTGGACGGGCCGTCAGACGCCACTCTTCGGACAAAGACAACCTGGGGTGGAAGGAGGCCTTGCTTACATGATGATGGAGGGGGTGTAggtcgtcaacggcgaccaGGTCGAGAAGACGCAAAAGGTGGACACGTAGTGCGGCCACCGCTTGTAGTGCTTGACTGTCTTCCAGACCAGGGCCCAGGGGATCTCGATGCCGTGGACGCCGTGCCTGCTCccgggctcgtcggcgtgTATCCTCTTTTGGAGTATCTCCCGCTGGTCCGTGGTAAAGCGGACAATGCCCGGGCTTCCCAGAGGCTTCGGCGTGTCGGGGGatccggggaggaggaagatgagcaTCAACGCCACCCCGAGCGTTGCAAGACCCTCGACTGTAGATCGCTGTCAGCAACAAGGCACTCTATAGTTGGAAACCGGAATCGATGATCCGGGTTTGGGAGGGAGTTGGGGGGTTGTTTACGCAAAAAGAGCCACTGCCACCCCTTCAACCCGCCCTTGCCCGCCAACTTCAAGATGCCCGTCGCGAGCAGGGGGCTCAGGGCGTTGCCGCCGAACTGGCCGAACATGAAGATGGCGATGCGCTTCGCCAGCTCGCGCTTCGTATACCAGGTTGAGAGGGTGTACATGGACCCGGGGATGtagccggcctcggcgaggccgagcaTGAGGCGGATAGCCAGGAAGCCGGCGCGGTTCTTGACGAGGACCTGGAGggtggcgacgaggccgaagagcAGGACCTGGAGAGATATCCATTTCCGGGGACCAAACTGCCGGGTGTGCGTGGTTAGTCTGAGGTGCTGTTCGGAGTCTTCGTTGGGGGTGACGATGTATAgttgtgtgtatgtgtgtgtgtgtgtgggggggggatgacggTTCGTAGACGACAACACATGGCGGGAACGCACCCATTGTAGAAGCAGGTTGCATGGGATTTCCAGCACGACGGTACCCATGAACATGAGCTGGTTGCCGAGGTTGATTGTGTCCTGGCTGACATCAATATCCTTTGCGAAGCCTGCCGTAAGCGCGCTGGCGAGGTTCATGCGATCGAGCTGGAACatgagcaggccgaggacgaggagcggGAGGACGGTGAGATCGATTCTGGACTCCTAGTTAGCTTCATTTTCCACGTGCTGCGCTGTGACAAGGatgtgtatgtatgtgtgtgtatgtgtgtgtatgtgtatgtgtatgtgtgtgtgagtgtgtgtgtgagtgtgtgtgttgcATACTTCCTCTTGGCCTTCTGCTCCTGTTGATGATCCCACTCCGGCTTATCTTCCGACGCTGCGACGGACCGGTCCGTCGGGGTGTCACACACCATCTTGTCGTCTGTGGGCGAATCCATGACTGTCGATCGCCGGTGGTCACAGACGGGAAACGAAACAATCAAAGACGAGCTGTTCTACCCGGCCATGAATGGCCGTCCCCTTCGACTGCTTTTCACTCTTGTCGCCGGCCATCCAGGTGTCCCGGTCAGGCTCCCGCGGTGGTCCGTCTCACGCCCTTGCCCCTGTCCGACCTCGAGATGGGACCCATCTCCGATCGAGAGATAAGCCAATGCAACTCGCGGTTCTTGTACAAGTCCAGAAAAAATCGCCGGGGGTCCAAGAGCGCACACCATGACGCAGGATGCAGCCAAAATCGAACCCTGATGGTCTCGCAGGAATCCTTGGACCATCTCACCTAACCCATGAAGGAGGGGTCCTTCTTATCGATAAGGTGTGCGGCGTGAACGAGAATAACGCCATCGGGCGCTAAGATGACCAAATCAGGCCCTTCACGGGTCTCAACACAGCGGGCCCCCGGTCAATTAGGCGTCTCCCTCATTGTGTTTCGCCTGTACATCCCTGCGTGACTGCCCCGTCAGGCGGGTTGCGACGATTCCATTGGACCGTCTTtagggggggaggggccggcCTTGCGAGCCGAGTCCAAGCTCTCGGAGGGCGGACGTTTACAGGAACGTTTGCGGAGTTGAAAAAGAGCAAGCCCCCTTCTCGCGCGAGTTGCACGTGGCGGTTTCCTAACACTTCCCAGTGTCCATCTCCTCTCTCGTTTCCCTGTCGTCTCACTTTTGTTCTTGTTTCCTCGTCCTTTTGGTATCGATCCCTCTCCTAGACCTGCTCTAAGTGCGCCGGAAACATGGGCGCAATTAAGCGAGTCGCAGTCATCGGCGCGGGGCCGGCTGGCGCCATCACTATCGACGCCCTGGCCCGTGAGAAGACCTTCGACGTCATCCGTGTATTTGAGCGCCGCGAGGCTGCCGGCGGCTGCTGGTGAGTTGTTTTTTTCTCCTCTTTCCGGCAGATCTGTTTTGATTTATGTTTCGTCAATGGACTGCGACGTGaggtggggggagggcgcCGTTGCGCTCATATGGTGCTGCTCAGGGTACCTTGATGGTCCGAGATCCCGGTCGGTGATGCTCCATCTCTGTCTTTCAAGAGGCGAGATAAGACAAAGGCGGATGCTTTCCCGTGCTTACCGAGTCAAAAACTGCATGAGGACCCGGATGACCTGCCTCGAGGTCTGCTGGAAATACATCGCTTGGAGAACTTGGGAACCTTGACACATGTAAAACCCGAAGCCGATGGATGAGGGCCGGGCTGTGCGACCATGTCCACATATGTACATTACACATCCAGAGATGGGGTGGTGTCCGATCAAGCAAAACGACCATGACATACACTAACTCTCCGACCCCTCAGGGTTGGCGACCAAATTCCGCCGCCTCACCTCACAGCCCTTTCCGCCCTGGCGTCCCGCACCGCTGACCGCCCGATCCCGGTCCCTGAGACCCTCCCGACCCGAACGCCGAAACAcccggccccgtcgccgccacgcTTCACCGAGTCCGGCATTTACCCCTACCTCGAGACAAACGTCGACGCCATTCCCATGTCCTTCtccgaggaggccatccCCGAGCTGCGCACCGAGAACTCCATCGCGCTGCACGGGCCCGACACGCCCTTCCGCCACTGGACCGTCGTCCGCGACTTTGTCCAGGGACTTGTGAACCGCAACGGATACCAGGACTTCGTTTCCTACAACACAACGGTCGAGCGGGCCGAGAAGGTCGGGCACGAGTGGAAGCTCACGCTGAGGagggaggacgacgagggggacGAGTGGTGGGTCGAGTGGTTCGATGCTGTCG includes these proteins:
- a CDS encoding Alkaline phosphatase → MRSSAVVVAAALAHSALSAPAVKNFIYIVPDGYGPASQTMARDYVSLIENGGNPRAPVSIQLAADKMVLGNVRTLASNNLITDSAASATAFGCGVKTYNNAIGVDPAGQPVGSILEAAKLAGMKTGLVVTSTINHATPACYAAHVADRNSYAKIAEHEIGYGHPLGPVADILLGGGRCYFKPQSDSTSCRRDGIDLFGFAKENGYHVMQNRSAFDALDKGLGDVRIPYIGLFNDGQMMYEIDRSRQPEQEPSLLEMVETALNSLHRATHCKEEGYFLMIEASRIDHAGHANDPAAHLFDTIHYNEVMGFVREWIDEHPDTMLMSAADHECGGLTLNGFNPLPLSKVNASTEALMKTWGGYTGPDKKAFLVGEILPEYGLADATDAEVNTLLAARSLDMELGNLLASRAGVHWSTGGHTASDITLYGYGAGENGRAIKADMAGNWDNTELPKYIEKALGVNMGEVTRLLRANGTAWVGKRDMNKRADEHVHGHDHAH
- a CDS encoding major facilitator superfamily transporter → MDSPTDDKMVCDTPTDRSVAASEDKPEWDHQQEQKAKRKIDLTVLPLLVLGLLMFQLDRMNLASALTAGFAKDIDVSQDTINLGNQLMFMGTVVLEIPCNLLLQWVRSRHVLSSTNRHPPPTHTHTYTQLYIVTPNEDSEQHLRLTTHTRQFGPRKWISLQVLLFGLVATLQVLVKNRAGFLAIRLMLGLAEAGYIPGSMYTLSTWYTKRELAKRIAIFMFGQFGGNALSPLLATGILKLAGKGGLKGWQWLFLLEGLATLGVALMLIFLLPGSPDTPKPLGSPGIVRFTTDQREILQKRIHADEPGSRHGVHGIEIPWALVWKTVKHYKRWPHYVSTFCVFSTWSPLTTYTPSIIMALGFDRISANALAAVGASLAMAVVFAFATLSDRTNKRGMAVILGHVCYLTILVVARSIHPHVGKWSRWGLWTMINAFAVCYHPAHNTWLQVNCRDPGERSIGIAMWVMSAISGLMVGSQYFRGDDLPFYDKGLLTMIIMVSVGMAFALLQEAVYFVHNRRVAQGKHTSKDGSEPYVYVF